CGAGCGCCTGCTGACCGGGCTGTACCCGCGACGCATCCGGTGGACAGCGCCGACGCTGGAAGTCGCCATGGCCTCCGGCATGCAAGGCGACCTGCGGCTGGAGGGTCAGGGGCTGCTGCTGGTGCCCTCACTGTTCGGGTCTGAATCACCGGTCATCGACCCCGATGCCGAGCCCCAGCCCTTCCTGACCTACCCCGCCAACTCCGGTACTGCCCTCACCCCCCTGACCCCCGTCTCCGCGGAATCCGCGGCCGCAAGCGCCCCCGAGGCTCTGACCGCGCTGTTGGGCCGGACCCGCGCCGCAGTCCTCCATGCCATCGCCACCCATCCCGGATGCAACACGGCCGAACTCGCCGGCGTTCTCGGCATCGGCGCCTCAGGCGCCAGCCAACACGCCACCGTCCTACGACAGGCCGGACTGGTCACCACCCTCCGGCACCGCAACAGCGCGGTGCACACCCCCACCAGCACCGGGCTCAGCCTCCTCATGCTGCACAGCTGAAGGCCGCCGTCAGCCAACCAAGGGGTTGGGTTTGCGGGGTGCACACTACGAGGGTTCGGCCCTTGAGGCCGGACTCGTTCAAAGTCCAGCCGTCCAATGAGTTCCGGGACACCTCCGCTCCCGCCAGCACACAAACCTGCTGACCAGTGGACCGCCCTGCATCCGGGCCAGGACAGCAACAGCTCGTACCACGCCGCGCAGATCGCTCCTCCGCGTCGACAGGACGGCGTTCAACCGGCCCACGCAACGCGCCTCGGAACTGCATCATCGGTGCCCTGAGGCATGACCCGGCCAGACCGGGTGTGATCGATACGATGGCCGAGCCCGGCCCTCGCCCCAACGAGAGGAACCCGCGTTGAGCCAGTGCTGTTCGGCCCGTGCTGCGGTGTTCTCGGCCGGGTCCTGGGGCACCGCAGCAGCAAAGATCCTGGCCGACGCCGGCACAGGCGTGGTCCTGCACGCCCGCCGTAGTGAAATCGCCGAGGCGATCAACACCCACCACCACAACCCCGGCTACTTCCCGGACGTCGAGCTGCCCGCAGGCCTGACCGCGACGACCGACCCGGCTGCCGCGCTGGACGGCGCGGACTTCATGGTGCTGTCCATCCCGGCGCAGAGTCTGCGGGCGAACCTCGCCGCGTGGGCGCCGCACATCGGGCCCGCAACGGTGATCGTGTCGCTGATGAAAGGCATCGAGCAGGACAGCCACCTGCGGGCAAGCCAGATCATCACCGAGGTGGCCGGCGTCCGTACGCAGCGGGTCGCGGTGCTTTCGGGGCCGAACCTGGCGCGCGAGATCATGGAAGGCCAGCCCGCCGCGGCCACTGTCGCCTGCACAGACGAAAACGCCGCCCACCGCTTCCAGCAGGCGTGCCACACCTCATACTTCCGCCCTTACACCAGCACTGACGTGACAGGCTGCGAGCTGGGCGGCGCGGTGAAGAACGTCATCGCCCTCGCGGTCGGTATCGCCTCGGGCATGGGACTGGGGGACAACGCCACGGCCATGCTCATCACCCGCGGCCTGGCCGAGACCACCCGGCTGGGGACAGCTATGGGCGCCCACCCAGCCACCCTCGCCGGCCTGTCCGGCCTGGGCGACCTGGTGGCCACCTGCTCGTCCCCGCTCTCGCGCAACCGCACCTTCGGCACGCACCTCGGCCGGGGCCTGAGCGTCGAAGAAGCAACCGCCCTCACCCGCCAGACCACCGAAGGCGTCAAATCCGCGCAAGCGATCCTCGCCCTCGCCCAGGCCCACGACGTCGAAATGCCCATCACGGAAGTGATCTCCGACCTCCTGCACGCGAAGGTCACCCTCAACAGGGCCGCGGCCGCGCTGATGCAGCGGCCCCCCAAGCCCGAGCGCTGACACCCGCAGCCCCACGACACGGGGCTGCGGTTCGACGACGCGCCAGGCGCTATCCGAACCGGTCAAGGTGATGCGGTCTACGGCCTGTTGCTCGCGCTGTCCGCGTATCGGCCATTTCCGGCCCGGCGCCGAGCCAAGCCACTCCAGGGATCCCTCGCCCCCGAAGTTCCCTCACCCAGGAAATAGCGGGCTCCCCAGCACGACCGAACGACGTGTATTCGATATCGCGGCCGGGTCGTTGGACCTCACGACTCCGACACAGCGACCGTCCCAGGGGGAACGATGACCTCGGCCGGACGCCGGATAGCCTGCCCGGACACGACACGGACGTACCGCAGAGTGCGGGCGTACGGACGTGCTGAAGTGCGGCAGCGGCAACGGCCTCGGGCCGCTGCCCGACGACACTACGGCGCACCTCGACGCCTGCTACGACTCGGACAAGATCCGCGCCGAGCTCACCGCCCGCGACCTGCGCGGTCGCATCGCGCACAAGGGCGAGAAGGCGCCGATCCAGGCAAGCCGGCCGTGGCATGTCGAGCGCACACAGGCCTGGCAGAACGCGTTCTGCCGCCTTGCCCGCTGCTACGAACGCCGCAGTACCGTCATCAACGCCCTCTTCGACCTCGCAGCGACGATCATCACCGTCCGTAGCCTGATCCGACGAGCCTGGATCACCCACCGCTGGGACCACCGGCCCAAGCGACGCCCATGAACACCCGCCTGTCTGCGCGAGGACTCTGCTGGAGCACAAGCCGCTCCTGACCGACACTGCGCTCCTCGATCGCGGCCTGCAACCGCGCGGCCGGGCTGAAGTGGCCGCTCCCCACTACCGTCCATGAACACGCACCCCGTGTCCGCGTTCTGCGGGAGCGGCACCCGGACTGGCCAGATCACACGGCCAGCTCGGTCACGAGCGGCCTGTGGTCCGAGAACGGCATGGACGGTGTACTCGTACCGCGCACCGCATCCCGGGGAATCCCGCCCGTCAGAATTCGGTCGAACCGCACTCGCGGACGATGGGACGGATAGGTGGGCTCGCCCCCCAGGTCCCTCCAGGCGCTGTAGCCGTCCCGCCCGCAGCGGGACAGACGGTCCATCCGTGCGGTCCCGGCGAGCACCAGCCGGGGCAGCGGTCCCACCATGTTGAGGTCACCCGCCACGATGTGCGGTCCCGGCAGGCCAGACACCCAGCGGCGGATCCCCGCGAGCTGGACCGCGTTCCAGCCGGGAACAAAGGACAGGTGCACCGCCACCACCGTGAACAGGCCGTATTTCCCCTCCACCACAGCGGCCAGCGCAGCGCGCGGCCGATCCCTTGCCCAGCTCAGACCGGGCCGCCCCGCCACACGCAGCGGCATCCGCACGCTCACCGGCGCCAGCTGCCGCGCATACCATCCGCGTATCGGGAGCCGGGAGAGCAAGGCAAGACCGTGCGAGGAGCGGCCGGCCCGGGCCGAATCTTCCCCCGGGCCATACACGCGGAGACCAGCTGCTTCGGGGTCGAGTGCCCACCCCCGGCCTGGTACCGGGACGCCGTGCAGTGCTGACGCATACCGCCAGTCGCCCGCGCCCATGCCCCCCGCCGCAGCGGCGGCTTGATCTACGCGGCCAGAACGCTCCTGGAACCGATCGACTTCCTGTAGCACCAGGACATCGACGCCCAGAGACCCGACAGCGTCGGCGAGCAGTCCACGCTCGGAAGCACCAGGCCGAACCAGCCGACCAGACCCGACCGGCCGACCATGCAGGATATTGAACGTCGCGAGTCTCACCCGCCCGGAGTGTACAACGAGCCCACAGACCGGACTTGAGACCGACAACCCCGCATGCCTACTTGCGCAGCCTCTTAGTTCGGAGATGCCGAACGCGGAGATCGGCAAGGGCTACGAGTACGCCAGGGACCAGGTCGTCGCCATCAGCGACGAGGAACTACGCGACCTGCCGCTGCCGACAGCGAAGGCCTTCGAGATCGACGCCTTCATCGCGGCCGACGACATCGACCTGATCCGGATCGGCGAGGGCTACTACCTCTCCCCCGACGGCCAGGTCGCAACCAAGCCCTACAACCTGCTCCGCGAAGCGCTGGCCCGTTCGGCGAAGGCCATCGCCACATACGCGTGGTCCGGGCGTGAACGGCTCGGCATGCTCCGGGTCCGCGGCGACGCCATCGTCCAGCACGCCATGCACTGGCCCGACGAGATCCGCGACCCCACCGAGCTCCTCCCCGAGCCCGTGGACGTGTCCGAGGAGGAGATCAAGGACGCGCTCGCCCTGATGGAGTCGATGTCTCGCGACGACCTCGAGGGCGACGACTTCAAGGACACCTACACCGAGGCCTTGGAGAAGATCATCGAAGCCAAGCGGGAAGAGAAACCGCTCCCCGAGGCGCCCGAGCCGGAGAAGCCGCGACGGGTCCTCGACCTGATGGCCGCGCTCGAGGAGTCCGTGTCCAATGCGGCGAAGGCCTCCCGCGGCGAGAACGCCGACGTCCGCGAACTGCCGAAGCCGAGGAAGAAGACGGACGCGATGAAGACGACGGCGAAGAAGACCACGGCGAAGAAGGCAACCTCGAGGAAGCCACGCCGCAGTGCCTGAACCCCCCGGCCACATTTCCACGGCGTTCTTACCGCATCGCTGGCAGCGAGGGGCATGCTCTCGACATGAGCCACGACCCGACGGCCAAGGCACGACGGTGCAGTACGAGCGGGAGGCGGCGTGGGTCGTCGTCGCACACGGCGACTACGACACCACCAGCATCGCCCCGCTCGAGGAAGCACTCGACACCACCGCGCCCAAGCACTCCCGCGTGGTGATCGACGCCTCCGGCGTCTCCTTCGCCGACTCCACCTCCCTCAACCTGCTGCTGCGCATCCACCACCTGACCTCGCTACGCGTGGCAGGCCCACCCCGCCACCTACGGCGTCTCTTCGGGATCACCGGCGCCGACACCGTGCTCGACACCCGCGAGAACATCCAGAACGCCCTGACCTGACCCAACAGCACCCCGGCCCTCGGTATGCCTCCCAACGCACCCGCCTCCCGGCTCCTCCACGGGAGGCCACGCGGCTTGCTCCCCATACGCCCGGCCGCCCCCCGACCACGGCAGGTCAGATCCGCATTCCGACGTGGTCAGGGTGACTCGGTGACGCTGCCCCGATCGAACCGGCAAGCCCGTACACCTAGAATCAAATACGTGTTCGATGACCTGCCCGAGGACCTGCCCCGCCTGGAGACGCTAGAAGTTATGTGGAATCAGCCTGGGTGATCCTGTAGCCCGGCTTCATCCACGATCCTGGGGAACGGCTTGAGCAGTACATCGGTACTCATGGCCAAGTGGCCGGTGCTGGCACGAAACGATCACGCAGCTACCTGGCTGCAAGCCTGGGAAGACCTCGGGCGCGCGCCAGGGACTTTGGACGCCTACGCCCGGGGACTCGCGGAATACCTCGCGCTGTGTGAGCGAGAAGCGGTCGATCCGCTGTCTGCCGGCCGCGCGCACGTGGGTGTGTTCGTTCGCGAGCTGACGTCTCGGCCGCACCGGCGCGGGGCGAACGTCGTCTCGATCGAGTCGGGGGCCGGCCTGGCGAACGCGACGATCCAGCAACGCCTGGTACCGGTACGCCTGTTCTACGACTTCCTCATCGAGGAAGGCCTGCGCGAGTCGAACCCCGTGGGCCGCGGGCGGTACACGCCTGGCCGACGCGGGAGCCACCAGGAGCGAGGCTTGGTGCCGCGGTTCTCCAAGCTGCCCTGGCTCCCGACCGAGCGGCAGTGGCTTGACCTGCTGGAGGTGGCACGGCGTGAACCGGTGCGTAACCGGGTGATGCTGGCGCTCGCCTACGATGCGGCGCTGCGCCGGGAGGAGCTGTGCTCGCTGCGCACCGATGATCTGGATCCGGCGCACCGGACGCTGCGGGTGCGTGCGGAGACGACGAAGAACCGGCTGGCACGCGTGGTGCCGTACTCCGCGCCGACGAGCGTGCTGCTGGCCGACTACCTCGCGCACCGCGCGACGGTCAGCCGGGCCCGGGGGCCACTGTTCCTGTCGGAGTCTCGGCGCAACCATGGCCAGCCGCTGACTCTGTGGACCTGGTCGAAGGTGGTACGCCGTCTCGCCCTGGCGGCCGGCGTCGAGCGGTTCTCCACCCACACCACTCGCCATCTGTGCCTGACCGATCTGGCGCGGATGGGCTGGGAGTTGCACGCCATCGCCTCCTTCGCCGGGCACCGGCACATTGACACGACCCTGCAGTACATCCACCTCTCCGGCCGTGACCTCGCCGAGAAGCTGAAGAGCGGGATGGACCACATTCACGCCTGGCGGGTCCAGATGCTCGCTGGCCCGGACACGTCGCAGGCCGGGGCGGGAGGAGGCTCGCTATGACGGCTGCGTCCCTGCCCGAGGACTCCCCCGGGCGCTGGCACTCCCCGATCGACCTGCGTCACTACGACCGCTCACCTGCGCTGGCAGGAGCGGAGCAGCGTGCCATTCGCGAGCTGGGCTTGCGCAACCTGCGCCGACAGCGATATCACGACCCTGATGCCCCGCAGTGGGCTGACATCAGCCGTCTCACACGCCCTCTGCAGGACATCAACGCCAGTTTCGACGTGCCGCGCACTGAGTATGGACGGCGGGTCATGAACGACGCCGCCGCCGTGGTGCTATTGCGGTGCGCGGATGTCGGACGTGCGTACTGGGACTGGGACGGTGAGGAATGGCTGAGGTTCCTCGGCCACCATCACCGGGCGTTTCAAGAGCAGGTGCCCGACTGGACCGCGGGATCCGTGCGCCCGACTCTGTGCGGGTACGCCTACCACCTGGAACGCTTCACCGGTTTCCACCGGCTCGGACACTTCGACCGGCTGTCGCTCGCCTGCCGCGTCTTCGGCCGCCACCTCGTCGAAGCGGAGATCGGACAGGTCCGTACCGTGCTGACCGGCTGGGGCTACCAGTACGGCCAGGACCACGACAAGAACGTGCCCTCGGTGCTGAGCCAACTCTTCCTGCTCAACCGCAGCCCCCACAGCAGCGACCTCACCACCGCGTTCTTCGACCGAGTCCGGCGAGCGCATCTCCTGACCGACGAGAGCATGAAAGTCCTGTACGCGGTACAACGCGCCGTGGCAGCCCTCGGCTTCTGCGACCCGCCCCCCGCGACCTCCGGCTCTGACGTGGTCAGCCACGACGGAGTGCCCCCAGTCTGGGCCCAATGGGTGGAACGCTGGTACGCCACCGCGACGATGACCCACCGCGCCCGCCTGCACTACCGGGCCGCGCTGCTGAAGACCGGACGGTGGATCGCCGCGCACCAGCCGGAAGCCGCCGACCCCGCACTATGGACGCGGCAGACGTGCGCGGCCTGGATCGCAGCCGTCGACCGCATGAAGATCGGCGACCACGTCGTACGCACCAGCAGCTTCCGGGAACGTCTGGGCCAGCCGCTCCAGGCCGCCTCGAAGGCCGGCCTCATCCGCGCCGTGAGGGTCTTCTTCCGCGACATCCAGGACTGGCAGTGGGTGCGCCTCGGTTTCGATCCTCTCCGCGCGCTCTCCGTGCCCCGCACCATCAGCGCCCTGGTCGGCCCGAATCCACGCGTGATCGCCGACGACATCTGGGCCAAGCTGCTGTGGGCCGGACTCAACCTGGAATCCGCCGACCTTCCCCGTGGCAAAGCCGGTCCCATCTACCCCCTGGAACTCGTCCGAGCCGTCACGCTGACCTGGCTGTTCGCCGGGCAGCGCAGCAACGAGATCGCACGGCTGCGTCTCGGCTGCATCCGCTGGCAGCACAACGGCAATCCCGTCGCCGGCGACTCCGAACGCATCCTCGCGCGGGACGCTGTCTGCCTGCTGGACGTTCCCGCGCACAAGACCGGGACGGCGTTCACCAAACCGGTCGACCCGCTGCTCGGCCAGGCCATCAACGCCTGGGAAGCACTCCGCCCCCAGCAGCCGAAGCGGACCGACCAACGCACCGGAGAACAGGTCGACTTCCTCTTCGCCTACCGCGCCCGCGCCGTCTCCAGCGGCTACATCAACAGCAGCATCATCCCCATGCTCTGCCGCAAGGCCGGCGTCCCGGCCGCCGACGTCCGCGGCAACATCACCAGCCACCGCGCCCGCTCCACCATCGCCAGCCAGCTCTACAACGCCAAAGAACCCATGACCCTCTTCGAGCTGCAGGCCTGGCTCGGCCACCGCTCACCGGAATCCACCCAGCACTACGCGAAGATCAGCCCCAACACCCTGACCAAGGCATACGAGGACGCCGGGTACTTCGCCCGCAACGTGCGCACCATCGAAGTCCTCGTCGACCGCGACGCCGTCACCTCCGGCGCGGCAGCAGCCGGGGAACCGTGGCAGCACTACGACCTCGGGCACGGCTACTGCACGTACACATTCTTCGAGCAGTGCTCGCACCGCATGGCCTGCGCCCGCTGCGATTTCTACACCCCCAAAAGCTCCAGCAAAGCTCAGCTCTTGGAAGCGAAGGCCAACCTGCAGCACATGCGGGCCGCCATCCCACTGACCGACGAAGAACAAGCCGCCGTCGACGACGGTCAAGCCGCCCTCAGCCGGCTCCTGGAACGTCTCGCGGACGTCCCCACGCCATCCGGCGCCACCCCGCGCCAGCTCCTGCCAATTATTGAGCTGCCGCCATCTTGAAGAGGCAGATCAGAGACATGCCGTGGCCCTGCTGGGGACTCGCGCTGATCGACGGCGGCGGTCCGCCGTGCCGATCGTGCCAGCGATACGGACGGTGCTCAGAGAGCGGCTTGACCTTGACGCTGGGTCAACCCTCCATGCTTCCGGCAGGAGCTTCCTCGCAGTCGCCTGGAACGACTCCATGAAGGAGGCAGATGACCATGACGGCCCAATCAAGCGCCAGCCCGGTGATTCGCGTGCAGGGTCTGGAGAAGTCGTATGGGAAGCTCGAAGTGCTGCGTGGCGTGGACTTCGAGGTGGCGGGGGGCAGCATCTTCGCCCTGCTCGGCTCCAACGGGGCGGGCAAGACCACGACCGTGAGGATCCTCGCCACGCTCCTGAAACCCGACGCGGGGACAGCCAGCGTCCATGGCTTCGACGTCGACAAGCAACCGGCGAATGTGCGGGAGTCCATCAGTCTCACCGGGCAGTTCGCGGCCGTCGACGAGATCCTCAGCGGTCGGGAGAACCTCGTACTCGTCGCCAGACTGCGCCACCTCAAGGACCCGGGCGCGATCGCAGATGACCTGCTGAGGCGTTTCTCGCTGACCGACGCCGGCCCGCGGAAGGTGTCCACGTATTCGGGTGGGATGCGCCGCCGGCTGGACATCGCGATGAGCCTCATCGGAAATCCGTCCGTGATCTTCCTGGACGAGCCGACGGCCGGACTCGACCCCGAGGCGCGTATCGAAGTGTGGCATGCCGTCAAGGAGCTCGCCGAGTACGGCACGACGGTGCTGCTCACCACGCAGTATCTGGACGAGGCAGAGCAGCTCGCCGACCGGATTGCGATCCTGCACCAGGGTCGGATCATCGTGAACGGCACCCTTGCCGAGCTCAAGCAGCTCTTCCCGCCCGCCAAGGTCGAGTACGTCGAGAAGCAGCCGACTCTGGAGGAGATCTTCCTCGCCGTCATCGGCGGCGGCCACGAGAGCGGCGTCACTGGCGCGACAACGGGGGGACAGCGATGACCGCGTACTTCTTCAGCGACACTGCCGCGCTCACGGGGCGGACCCTGCGCCACGTCACACGCAGCATGGACACCATCATCACGACCGCCATCACGCCGGTCGCCATGATGCTGATGTTCGTCTACGTGTTCGGTGGCGCCATTGATACCGGGTCGGTTCCGTACGTGAACTACATGCTGCCCGGCATCCTGCTCATGACCATCGCCTCAGGCATCTCCTACACCGCCTACCGGCTGTTCACCGACGTGAAGAGCGGGATCTTCGAGCGATTCCAGTCCATGCCGATCGCACGCTCGGGCGTGCTGTGGGCGCATGTCCTCACCTCTCTGGTCGCCAACCTGATCGCGCTCGTGCTCGTCGTGAGCGTCGCGCTGCTGATGGGCTTCCGCTCGGGGGCAGGAGTTTCGGCGTGGCTCGCGGTCGCCGGCATCCTGCTCTTGTTCACCCTGGCGCTGACCTGGCTCGCCGTGATCCCCGGGCTCTCCGCGTCGTCGGTCGAGGGCGCTGGCGCTTTCGCCTACCCGCTCATCTTCCTGCCGTTCGTCAGCTCGGCGTTCGTGCCCACAAACACGATGCCCGGCCCGGTGCGCTGGTTCGCCGAGAATCAGCCCGTCACGTCGATCGTCAACACGATCCGTGCTCTGTTCACAGGGCAGCCGGTCGGCGACGACATCTGGACCGCCCTCGCCTGGTGCGTCGGCATCCTCGTCGTGGCGTACATCTTCGCGATGGCCGCCTATCGCCGGAAGATCGCTTGAGGCAGTCTGAGACCCATGCTCACCATTAGCCAACTTGCGGCCTACGCAGGGGTGACGGTGCGGGCGGTACGCCACTATCACAAGGTCGGGCTGCTGCCCGAGCCCGAGCGCGACCGGTCCGGATACCGAATCTACGACGCCGCCGCGGTCGTGCGACTGATCCGGATCCGCACCCTGGCCGATGCAGGCGTGCCGCTGGCCCGGGTGCAAGAACTCCTCGACGCCGGCCCAGAGGAGTTCGCCAGCGGCACCCAGGAGATCGACAAGGATCTGCGCGCCGAGATCCGGCGGCTGCGGGACACCCGCAGCCGGCTCGCCCGGCTGGCCGCCGGAGAGCACCTGGCGCTCCCGCAGAGCGTCGTGGGCTACCTCGACCGGCTGCGCGGTCTCGGCGTCGGGGAGCGGTACATCGAACTGGAACGGGATGCCTGGATCATGATCGCCGCGCAGGTGCCACACCTGATCGACTCCGTGATTGCCAAGAAACACCAGGAGCTGGACGACCCCGACATGGTCAGGCTCTACAGCTTCTTCACCGGGGAGCCCGACTGGCAGGCCGGCGATCCACGGATCATCGAGGTCGCCGACATCCTGGAGCGCCTGATGATTCGCGCAGTAGAAGCCGGCGAGACGGGTGCCGACGGCTTCGACGATCAGTTCGTCGCCCTGATGGACTCCACCATGCTTGAGTCCGCCCCGGGCGCCGAACTGGTGCTAGCGATTCTGAAGGAGCGCGGCTGGAGCGGCTGGACCCGCATCGAACGAGTACCTGCCGACAGACTCAACACGCACACCTGATGCCACCCAGCTGTGCTCATGCCCGCTCGGGTCGGCAGCCTGCCGCGCACATCCAGCAGTACGGTTTGACAAATTTGATTCCACAGAATACGGGTGTGGCACGCGCTGTGGCTGACCCGCATCGATGCGAAGATCACCGCCGTGCGACAGCGGCAGGCAGAAACCGAGCACGGCCGGCGCCACCGCCCCGAGCCGCCACAGTGGACAGTCGAGCTCGGCATCGGCACCGGGCGCCCGCCCGTGCAGATCCACGCTGGTGACTGCCACATGGCGGGCAAACGGCGCCGCCCGGTCGGCCGGGACGAAGCTCGGCGTCTCCTCGCCGGTGGCCTGCGGTCCTGCACCCACTGCCGTCCCGACACCCAGCTCGACATCATCGACTTACCCCGCGGCACCACCACCCCGGCCCTCAGTCCACTGCCGCAAGGACACCAGCACGATGAGCACTCCCCCGCTCCCACCGCCGGTCACAGACCCTGACCCGTCGACGTTCGTCTGCCTGGGCAGCCAGGTCGGCCCCTGCGCCGTCTGCCAGCGCAGGACACACAAGTACGGCCACGGCGGCAGCCCCCTCTGCCAGTGGTGCATGGCACCAGTCCTCAAAGGCTGGGGGCCGACCACCCGATTCACCAGCACTCGCACCTGACGGTCCGCATGCCGGGCGCCGCATGCCGGGCCGTTCCGGAGTACACCGCCACGGCCGTCCGGTGGAAGAGATCTCCGGTGACGTGGCATCTGCCCCAGCCCATGCTGACCGCCCCGGCCTGCCGCCGGGCTGGGCCGCGGAGCCGAGGTGGGACGGCTACCGCGCACGACTCGCCCGCTACGGCGACGGCCGCGAGGACCAGCGGCCTCGGCGGTCCCGAACGCACCGGTCGGGACGCCTCGCGGCGGCAGCCGCTCTAGGCTGGAGGAGGCCGCCGGAGACCATCCCCGGCGGACACCGCCGTCCGGACGGAGGTGTGACGCGTGACGACCGCCGACGATCAGGACGCCCCGACCGCCGTCGTCGTGGTCGACCCGGACGGCCGGGTCAGCGGCTGGAGCGAGGGAGGGTGTCAGCTGCTCGGCTGGACGGCGGAGGACACCGTCGGACGGCCGGTGACCGACCTGCTGGCCGGGCCTGTGCCGCCCGGATTCCCCGGGAGCCACGACGCGGACGACCTCTCCGGGGCCGTCGCCCTGCGTCACCGGGACGGTCACACGGTGGACTCCGTGATCACGGCACAGCCGTTGCGCGGCCTCCAGGGGCGCGCGCAGGGCCAGGTGGTCACCGTCCAGCGCTGGGATCGCCGGCCCGTCATCGCGGACCGGGCCTTCGAGCAGTGCCCCTTCGCGCTGGGCGTCTACGACCCCGAGCTGCGGTTCCTGTGGATCAACGCCTCCTCGGGGCGGGTGATCGCACACTCCGAGGAGCAGGTGCTCGGCAGGAAGTACCGCGAGGTGCTGCCCGAGTTCGACCGCTCGCTGTTTCCCGAACGGGACGACAAGCCCTACACAGACAAGCTCGCCGAGGTGGCGAGGACGGGCGAACCCGCGCGCCTGATCACCGTCTTCCGCCCCCTCGGCAGCAACTACGCCAATGCCTGGGCGACCAGCATCTGGCCCGTCCGGGATGCCGAGGGCAACGTGCGCGCGGTCGCCAACTGGGGCTTTGACATGAGCGCCGAGTACTGGGCCCGGCAGCGCCTGCTCATCCTCAACGAGGCCACCACCGGCATCGGGCGCACCCTCGACGTCATAGGCACCGCCCAGGAGCTGGCCACGACCTCCGTACCGGGGTTCACCGACCTGGTCACCGTGGATCTCTTCGACGAGGTGCTGCGCGGGGAGGAACCACCCTCCCCACCGACGATCAGCCGCGACGAACCCCTCACGCTCAGCCGTGCCGCCCGGCACGGCTCCGCGGACGACGCCGATCGATCGGCCGGGCCAGCGGTGCCGGTCACGCATGCGGCTCATTCCGTGGCCGC
This Streptomyces sp. NBC_00377 DNA region includes the following protein-coding sequences:
- a CDS encoding tyrosine-type recombinase/integrase, with amino-acid sequence MAKWPVLARNDHAATWLQAWEDLGRAPGTLDAYARGLAEYLALCEREAVDPLSAGRAHVGVFVRELTSRPHRRGANVVSIESGAGLANATIQQRLVPVRLFYDFLIEEGLRESNPVGRGRYTPGRRGSHQERGLVPRFSKLPWLPTERQWLDLLEVARREPVRNRVMLALAYDAALRREELCSLRTDDLDPAHRTLRVRAETTKNRLARVVPYSAPTSVLLADYLAHRATVSRARGPLFLSESRRNHGQPLTLWTWSKVVRRLALAAGVERFSTHTTRHLCLTDLARMGWELHAIASFAGHRHIDTTLQYIHLSGRDLAEKLKSGMDHIHAWRVQMLAGPDTSQAGAGGGSL
- a CDS encoding NAD(P)H-dependent glycerol-3-phosphate dehydrogenase; the encoded protein is MSQCCSARAAVFSAGSWGTAAAKILADAGTGVVLHARRSEIAEAINTHHHNPGYFPDVELPAGLTATTDPAAALDGADFMVLSIPAQSLRANLAAWAPHIGPATVIVSLMKGIEQDSHLRASQIITEVAGVRTQRVAVLSGPNLAREIMEGQPAAATVACTDENAAHRFQQACHTSYFRPYTSTDVTGCELGGAVKNVIALAVGIASGMGLGDNATAMLITRGLAETTRLGTAMGAHPATLAGLSGLGDLVATCSSPLSRNRTFGTHLGRGLSVEEATALTRQTTEGVKSAQAILALAQAHDVEMPITEVISDLLHAKVTLNRAAAALMQRPPKPER
- a CDS encoding ABC transporter ATP-binding protein → MTAQSSASPVIRVQGLEKSYGKLEVLRGVDFEVAGGSIFALLGSNGAGKTTTVRILATLLKPDAGTASVHGFDVDKQPANVRESISLTGQFAAVDEILSGRENLVLVARLRHLKDPGAIADDLLRRFSLTDAGPRKVSTYSGGMRRRLDIAMSLIGNPSVIFLDEPTAGLDPEARIEVWHAVKELAEYGTTVLLTTQYLDEAEQLADRIAILHQGRIIVNGTLAELKQLFPPAKVEYVEKQPTLEEIFLAVIGGGHESGVTGATTGGQR
- the ku gene encoding non-homologous end joining protein Ku; amino-acid sequence: MPNAEIGKGYEYARDQVVAISDEELRDLPLPTAKAFEIDAFIAADDIDLIRIGEGYYLSPDGQVATKPYNLLREALARSAKAIATYAWSGRERLGMLRVRGDAIVQHAMHWPDEIRDPTELLPEPVDVSEEEIKDALALMESMSRDDLEGDDFKDTYTEALEKIIEAKREEKPLPEAPEPEKPRRVLDLMAALEESVSNAAKASRGENADVRELPKPRKKTDAMKTTAKKTTAKKATSRKPRRSA
- a CDS encoding tyrosine-type recombinase/integrase, with amino-acid sequence MTAASLPEDSPGRWHSPIDLRHYDRSPALAGAEQRAIRELGLRNLRRQRYHDPDAPQWADISRLTRPLQDINASFDVPRTEYGRRVMNDAAAVVLLRCADVGRAYWDWDGEEWLRFLGHHHRAFQEQVPDWTAGSVRPTLCGYAYHLERFTGFHRLGHFDRLSLACRVFGRHLVEAEIGQVRTVLTGWGYQYGQDHDKNVPSVLSQLFLLNRSPHSSDLTTAFFDRVRRAHLLTDESMKVLYAVQRAVAALGFCDPPPATSGSDVVSHDGVPPVWAQWVERWYATATMTHRARLHYRAALLKTGRWIAAHQPEAADPALWTRQTCAAWIAAVDRMKIGDHVVRTSSFRERLGQPLQAASKAGLIRAVRVFFRDIQDWQWVRLGFDPLRALSVPRTISALVGPNPRVIADDIWAKLLWAGLNLESADLPRGKAGPIYPLELVRAVTLTWLFAGQRSNEIARLRLGCIRWQHNGNPVAGDSERILARDAVCLLDVPAHKTGTAFTKPVDPLLGQAINAWEALRPQQPKRTDQRTGEQVDFLFAYRARAVSSGYINSSIIPMLCRKAGVPAADVRGNITSHRARSTIASQLYNAKEPMTLFELQAWLGHRSPESTQHYAKISPNTLTKAYEDAGYFARNVRTIEVLVDRDAVTSGAAAAGEPWQHYDLGHGYCTYTFFEQCSHRMACARCDFYTPKSSSKAQLLEAKANLQHMRAAIPLTDEEQAAVDDGQAALSRLLERLADVPTPSGATPRQLLPIIELPPS
- a CDS encoding STAS domain-containing protein, giving the protein MQYEREAAWVVVAHGDYDTTSIAPLEEALDTTAPKHSRVVIDASGVSFADSTSLNLLLRIHHLTSLRVAGPPRHLRRLFGITGADTVLDTRENIQNALT
- a CDS encoding endonuclease/exonuclease/phosphatase family protein; this translates as MRLATFNILHGRPVGSGRLVRPGASERGLLADAVGSLGVDVLVLQEVDRFQERSGRVDQAAAAAGGMGAGDWRYASALHGVPVPGRGWALDPEAAGLRVYGPGEDSARAGRSSHGLALLSRLPIRGWYARQLAPVSVRMPLRVAGRPGLSWARDRPRAALAAVVEGKYGLFTVVAVHLSFVPGWNAVQLAGIRRWVSGLPGPHIVAGDLNMVGPLPRLVLAGTARMDRLSRCGRDGYSAWRDLGGEPTYPSHRPRVRFDRILTGGIPRDAVRGTSTPSMPFSDHRPLVTELAV